A stretch of the Perca flavescens isolate YP-PL-M2 chromosome 10, PFLA_1.0, whole genome shotgun sequence genome encodes the following:
- the LOC114563348 gene encoding uncharacterized protein LOC114563348 yields the protein MIQLKATEDLVTLYLTPEDDFTQSPPWSRYVCPHKPKKRSRKRSIDPVKPYTVCFPPKRRSHSFVPDTPYPDTVSGVPNTTAEQLTASKDLESLHRSSSSTPTPYQPPSVSIEREQKDSPLQKAPEESLHWSSSSTPTPYQPPSVTIEREQKTSDETIHAIEVGEVSEDTGLTATAPTSRQTNREATGEGSEDTELTAPVPTSRQTNRGATGEESEDTGLTATQLTPHQPCQAALQEAPEYNVGEYLFNCIYSTEEGTDYVSCIPHTSVITVADKKCNSANTAITTPVNVLEVNVPFLDKQAVPNYITNNRFEQGGALGGPEQLTLLQSAEFFEYCVNTSLNNLQSLTLINKYNQN from the exons ATGATA caactAAAGGCGACGGAAGACTTAGTTACATTGTATTTGACGCCTGAGGACGATTTCACACAGTCACCCCCGTGGAGCAGATACGTATGTCCACACAAGCCTAAGAAGAGATCTAGGAAGAGATCTATTGAt cctgtgaagccatacacgGTCTGTTTCCCGCCCAAAAGAAGAAGCCATTCCTTTGTTCCAGACACGCCTTACCCAGACACTGTATCGGGTGTTCCTAACACcactgcagag cagctAACGGCAAGCAAAGACTTGGAGTCCTTGCATCGGTCGTCGTCTAGTACACCAACgccctaccagccaccaagtgtctccattgagagggaacaaaaggaTTCCCCTTTACAAAAGGCACCTGAAGAGTCCTTGCATTGGTCGTCGTCTAGTACACCAACgccctaccagccaccaagtgtcaccattgagagggaacaaaagacatctgatgag ACAATCCATGCCATAGAAGTAGGCGAAGTATCCGAAGACACCGGACTAACAGCGACAGCCCCTACATCACGCCAAACAAATCGTGAAGCTACAGGCGAAGGGTCTGAAGACACAGAGCTAACAGCACCCGTCCCTACATCACGTCAGACAAATCGGGGAGCTACGGGAGAAGAGTCTGAAGACACTGGACTAACAGCAACACAGCTTACACCCCACCAACCGTGTCAGGCTGCTTTGCAGGAGGCCCCTGAATATAATGTAGGTGAATACCTCTTTAACTGTATCTATAGCACCGAGGAAGGCACcgattatgtcagctgtataccacacacctctgttataactgtggcagataaaaagtgtaacagCGCTAATACCGCCATAACCActcctgtaaatgtattagAGGTTAACGTTCCATTCCTTGATAAGCAAGCAGTACCTAATTATATTACTAACAATCGGTTTGAACAAGGTGGGGCACTAGGAGGTCCTGAGCAGTTAACATTACTTCAGAGTGCAGAGTTTTTTGAGTATTGCGTTAACACATCCCTCAACAACCTGCAGTCGCTGACccttataaacaaatacaatcagaattag